A genomic window from Thioalkalivibrio sp. ALJ12 includes:
- a CDS encoding group III truncated hemoglobin, translating into MAFRKLEPLCDKIGADRIRAVIDDFYRRLSSDPEIGHHFERIQDFESHVRRISDFWYMNLGGRLEQPPTIDMVGKHAPMNLTEADLAIWMRHFKATTEEHLEAPLAAEWQQLAEGIASRMREDIIR; encoded by the coding sequence ATGGCCTTTCGCAAACTCGAGCCACTGTGCGACAAGATCGGCGCCGACCGCATCCGCGCGGTCATCGACGACTTCTATCGCCGCCTGTCCAGCGACCCGGAGATCGGGCACCACTTCGAACGCATTCAGGACTTCGAGTCCCATGTCCGGCGCATCTCGGATTTCTGGTACATGAACCTGGGCGGACGTCTGGAACAGCCGCCCACGATCGACATGGTCGGCAAGCATGCGCCGATGAACCTGACCGAGGCCGATCTGGCGATCTGGATGCGGCACTTCAAGGCGACCACCGAGGAGCATCTGGAGGCGCCACTAGCGGCCGAGTGGCAGCAGCTGGCCGAGGGCATCGCCAGCCGGATGCGCGAGGACATCATTCGCTAG
- a CDS encoding transglycosylase SLT domain-containing protein produces the protein MRLPRILTTGLTGLVMAFAAGAPAANPGPTGMVFERSLFLHAERALSRGDMTAYRNARSTLEGYPLTPYLDHRELARDLGRADPDAVRAFIEEHDDTPLAGQLRSNYLSYLAREEAWSRYLEFADDGRDLSVTQDCQRRKALIETGNTSAAIEDMDSIWLHGQSRPSACDPALKAWRDAGGLTDELAWERFTLAMQARQTGLASYLRRYLASADRDWAERWLELESRPARVVEVDVRADDHRSAEAMLEQAFKRWIPQDLDAALKGWEERGERLGFPAETAREIEHALALRLALRFRSETLEFMEGLDAEVFDDQLRQWQVRAALHDGDWETVKSAIRSMSRDARDETAWQYWYARALEQLDDADEARFFYERAARERNFHGFLAADRLGQPYRIGHQPLQLANGARESVMDRPSMQRMRELVALDRYAEARREWTRTVANMEPPELEAAAAEFADWNWYDRAIFTIARARNWDDIELRFPLAFDSVIVPGAEKQGIDPAWAMAIARQESAFLHDVRSGAGALGVMQVMPATGRSIASSAGVRVNSDWDILDPATNATLGTYYLRRNLDRFGGHSLLSTAAYNAGAHRVRSWLPDDGELDADIWAELIPFSETRDYVRRVYAYQIVYAVRLGQDPPSLSQLLFPVAPESKLAASREDHLQALRNMREDLALGRAFCDAPGYTENAC, from the coding sequence ATGCGCCTGCCCAGGATACTCACCACGGGTCTGACCGGTCTGGTCATGGCCTTCGCCGCCGGGGCTCCGGCGGCTAACCCGGGCCCAACCGGGATGGTCTTCGAACGCAGCCTGTTCCTGCATGCCGAACGCGCCCTGAGTCGTGGCGACATGACGGCCTATCGCAATGCCCGCAGCACGCTCGAGGGCTATCCGCTGACGCCCTATCTGGATCATCGCGAGCTGGCTCGCGACCTGGGGCGTGCGGACCCCGATGCCGTGCGCGCCTTTATCGAAGAGCACGACGACACCCCGCTGGCCGGCCAGTTGCGCAGCAACTACCTCTCCTATCTGGCCCGCGAAGAGGCCTGGTCGCGGTATCTCGAGTTCGCCGACGACGGGCGCGATCTCTCCGTCACGCAGGACTGCCAGCGGCGCAAGGCACTGATCGAGACCGGCAACACCTCCGCGGCGATCGAGGACATGGACTCCATCTGGCTGCACGGCCAGTCCCGTCCCAGTGCCTGTGATCCGGCGCTCAAGGCCTGGCGCGATGCCGGCGGGCTGACCGATGAGCTGGCCTGGGAGCGTTTCACCCTGGCGATGCAGGCGCGCCAGACCGGGCTCGCGAGCTACCTGCGCCGCTACCTGGCCAGCGCCGATCGCGACTGGGCGGAGCGCTGGCTGGAGCTCGAGTCGCGCCCGGCACGGGTGGTCGAGGTCGACGTCCGCGCGGACGATCATCGTTCTGCCGAGGCGATGCTGGAACAGGCGTTCAAGCGCTGGATTCCGCAGGACCTGGATGCGGCACTGAAGGGCTGGGAGGAGCGCGGCGAGCGTCTGGGCTTCCCGGCCGAGACCGCCCGCGAGATTGAGCATGCGCTCGCGCTGCGCCTTGCCCTCCGTTTCCGCTCCGAGACGCTGGAGTTCATGGAGGGGCTCGACGCGGAGGTCTTCGACGACCAGCTGCGCCAGTGGCAGGTACGTGCCGCGCTCCATGATGGCGACTGGGAGACGGTCAAAAGCGCGATCCGCTCCATGAGCCGCGATGCCCGCGACGAGACCGCCTGGCAGTACTGGTATGCACGGGCGCTGGAGCAACTGGACGATGCCGACGAGGCACGTTTCTTCTACGAACGGGCGGCGCGGGAGCGCAACTTCCACGGGTTCCTGGCCGCCGATCGTCTGGGCCAGCCCTACCGCATCGGGCACCAGCCCCTGCAGCTGGCCAATGGTGCGCGTGAATCGGTCATGGACCGCCCGTCCATGCAGCGCATGCGCGAGCTGGTGGCGCTGGACCGCTACGCCGAGGCACGCCGCGAGTGGACCCGTACCGTGGCCAACATGGAGCCGCCCGAGCTCGAGGCCGCGGCCGCCGAGTTCGCCGACTGGAACTGGTACGACCGCGCGATCTTCACCATTGCGCGGGCCCGCAACTGGGACGATATCGAGCTGCGCTTCCCGCTGGCCTTCGATTCCGTGATCGTCCCGGGCGCGGAGAAACAGGGCATCGACCCGGCCTGGGCGATGGCGATTGCCCGCCAGGAGAGCGCCTTTCTGCATGACGTGCGCTCCGGGGCCGGTGCGTTGGGGGTGATGCAGGTCATGCCGGCGACCGGGCGCTCGATTGCCTCCAGTGCCGGGGTCCGGGTCAACTCCGATTGGGACATCCTCGACCCGGCGACCAATGCGACGCTGGGCACCTACTACCTGCGGCGCAACCTGGACCGCTTTGGCGGGCACAGCCTGCTGTCTACGGCGGCCTACAACGCCGGGGCGCATCGCGTGCGCTCCTGGCTGCCGGACGATGGCGAGTTGGACGCCGATATCTGGGCCGAGCTGATCCCGTTCTCGGAGACGCGCGATTACGTGCGCCGGGTGTATGCCTACCAGATCGTCTATGCGGTGCGTCTGGGGCAGGACCCGCCGTCGCTGTCGCAGCTGCTGTTCCCGGTGGCGCCGGAGTCCAAACTCGCGGCGAGCCGCGAGGATCACCTCCAGGCGCTGCGCAACATGCGCGAGGACCTCGCGCTCGGGCGCGCCTTCTGCGATGCGCCGGGCTACACCGAAAACGCCTGCTGA
- a CDS encoding pseudouridine synthase translates to MHRIVLFHKPWGVLPQFTDPEGRPTLADYIDIPGVYPAGRLDRDSEGLMVLTDDGRLNARLTQPRHKTSKTYWVQVEGEPDDAALEALRTGVDLKDGRTQPAKVESMAPPDLPERDPPVRFRKSVPTTWLALSLHEGRNRQVRRMTAAVGHPTLRLVRYRVASWTLDGLERGAFSVIERE, encoded by the coding sequence ATGCACCGAATCGTTTTGTTCCACAAGCCCTGGGGCGTGCTGCCGCAGTTCACCGACCCGGAAGGGCGCCCCACGCTGGCGGATTACATCGACATCCCCGGGGTCTACCCGGCCGGGCGCCTGGACCGCGACAGCGAGGGGCTGATGGTGCTGACCGACGACGGGCGCCTGAATGCGCGGCTGACCCAGCCGCGCCACAAGACCAGCAAGACCTACTGGGTACAGGTGGAGGGAGAGCCCGATGACGCCGCCCTGGAGGCCCTGCGCACCGGGGTGGATCTGAAGGATGGACGCACGCAGCCGGCGAAAGTCGAGAGCATGGCGCCGCCCGATCTGCCGGAGCGCGACCCGCCCGTACGCTTCCGCAAGTCCGTCCCGACGACCTGGCTCGCGCTGTCGCTGCACGAGGGCCGCAACCGCCAGGTGCGGCGCATGACCGCCGCGGTGGGGCATCCGACCCTGCGACTGGTGCGCTACCGGGTGGCCTCCTGGACCCTGGATGGCCTGGAACGCGGGGCGTTCTCGGTGATCGAACGCGAGTGA
- a CDS encoding DUF1007 family protein, whose product MRPRSLLYAILAAGLVWLLLVSAPVQAHPHAWIDLEITLERDGEGRITHMLHRWRFDPTYGQYLYEDALAHQEGATEEEKLQALAREILGNLEEYEWYSHVEAGGRAVDVAAEPDPSMRMEDGLLFFRFRLALDEPVDVGSETLAYKVYDPTYFIELLHEEPAGTRIVEADGLAAAGCSAELERPRPDPQLVAKAMMLDYGATVDYDLGRHFAERVTVRCD is encoded by the coding sequence ATGAGGCCACGTTCTCTTCTCTACGCCATCCTTGCCGCGGGCCTGGTGTGGTTGCTGCTGGTCAGTGCGCCGGTACAGGCGCATCCGCATGCCTGGATTGATCTGGAGATCACGCTGGAGCGCGATGGCGAGGGGCGCATCACCCATATGCTGCATCGCTGGCGCTTCGACCCGACCTACGGGCAGTACCTCTACGAGGATGCCCTGGCGCATCAGGAGGGCGCGACCGAAGAGGAGAAGCTGCAGGCGCTCGCCCGTGAGATCCTCGGCAACCTCGAGGAATACGAGTGGTACAGCCATGTCGAGGCCGGCGGGCGCGCGGTGGACGTCGCTGCCGAGCCCGATCCGTCCATGCGCATGGAAGACGGGCTGCTGTTCTTCCGTTTCCGCCTGGCGCTGGACGAGCCAGTCGATGTGGGTTCCGAGACCCTGGCGTACAAGGTCTACGACCCGACCTATTTCATCGAGCTCCTGCACGAGGAGCCGGCCGGTACGCGCATCGTCGAGGCCGACGGGCTCGCGGCCGCGGGCTGCAGCGCAGAGCTGGAGCGCCCCCGCCCGGATCCCCAACTCGTCGCCAAGGCCATGATGCTCGATTACGGAGCCACGGTGGACTATGACCTGGGGCGCCATTTTGCCGAGCGTGTAACCGTGCGCTGCGATTGA
- a CDS encoding 5'-3' exonuclease H3TH domain-containing protein produces the protein MSACTESRPGLPCPTLTLVDSSIFVFRAWFARGLDLDPLGRPGGAVHGLVHSLCQWLPACAPGPIAFCFDESLRRGFRHRLDPTYKAHRPPAPPELREQFARIRELLGQLGFRTLAHPEYEADDLIASLARVGRAAGCRIEVKSADKDLTQVILGDQDRMHDPERGTALDRRAIEKRFRIRPEQVADMLALAGDASDNIPGIEGVGPRTAARILRRLGDLDTVLAEPQAVARCNIRRADVVAARIAEQSDRLRLSRRLTGLADRIPDLPGLDALQPTGPKPDAARWLAELGVARDYHGRLLAAAGAWRSTTPEIA, from the coding sequence TTGAGCGCCTGCACTGAGTCGCGCCCGGGGCTGCCGTGCCCGACCCTGACGCTGGTCGACTCCAGCATCTTTGTCTTTCGTGCCTGGTTCGCGCGCGGCCTGGACCTGGATCCGCTCGGGAGGCCGGGAGGGGCCGTGCACGGGCTGGTTCATTCGCTCTGCCAGTGGCTGCCCGCCTGCGCCCCGGGTCCGATCGCCTTTTGTTTCGACGAGAGCCTGCGCCGGGGCTTTCGCCACCGGCTCGACCCCACCTACAAGGCCCACCGCCCGCCGGCGCCACCGGAGCTGCGCGAACAGTTCGCGCGTATCCGGGAGCTGCTTGGTCAACTCGGCTTCCGGACCCTGGCCCATCCCGAGTACGAGGCCGACGACCTGATCGCCAGCCTGGCGCGTGTCGGCCGCGCCGCGGGCTGTCGCATCGAGGTCAAGAGTGCGGACAAGGACCTGACCCAGGTCATCCTCGGTGACCAGGACCGGATGCATGATCCGGAGCGCGGGACCGCGCTGGATCGTCGTGCGATCGAGAAGCGCTTTCGTATCCGTCCGGAGCAGGTGGCCGACATGCTCGCCCTGGCGGGCGATGCCAGCGACAACATCCCGGGTATCGAGGGCGTGGGCCCCAGGACCGCGGCGCGGATCCTGCGCCGCCTGGGCGATCTGGACACAGTGCTGGCCGAACCGCAGGCCGTGGCGCGTTGCAATATCCGCCGCGCTGATGTCGTGGCCGCGCGCATTGCCGAGCAGTCGGACCGGCTGCGCCTGTCGCGCCGCCTGACCGGGCTGGCGGACCGCATCCCCGACCTGCCGGGGCTCGACGCCCTGCAACCCACCGGGCCGAAACCCGATGCCGCGCGCTGGCTCGCGGAACTCGGGGTCGCGCGCGATTATCATGGTCGCCTGCTGGCGGCCGCCGGTGCCTGGCGGTCCACGACCCCGGAGATTGCATGA
- the mdh gene encoding malate dehydrogenase, which produces MQKIAIIGAGRVGESTAQFLARRDVAREIALLDVREGAAAGAALDIQETAPLLRFDTRLVGSHEPSVIAGAELVIVTAGLPRKPGMSRSDVLDKNVEILDQILQDILVHAPQSRILVVSNPVDVLTYRAWQKTGWSRDRIFGQAGVLDTSRMEAFIALETGLSTHDIQALVLGGHGDAMVPLLRYSSVNGVPLHHFMDQATLDNIVERTRHGGAEILALKQTSSAYGAPAAAIAEMVEAIAVDRRRVLPTVALLEGEYGERDVAMGVPCILGQGGMERVIELELDADERAAFDQSIAGVRKDLERLH; this is translated from the coding sequence ATGCAGAAAATCGCCATTATCGGAGCCGGACGCGTCGGCGAATCCACCGCCCAGTTCCTGGCTCGGCGCGATGTCGCCCGCGAGATCGCGTTGCTGGACGTGCGCGAGGGTGCGGCGGCCGGTGCGGCGCTGGACATCCAGGAGACCGCGCCCCTGCTGCGCTTCGATACGCGCCTGGTCGGTAGTCACGAACCCTCGGTGATCGCTGGCGCGGAACTGGTAATCGTCACGGCCGGGCTGCCGCGCAAGCCGGGCATGTCGCGCTCCGATGTCCTGGACAAGAACGTCGAGATCCTCGACCAGATCCTGCAGGACATCCTCGTCCATGCGCCGCAGAGCCGCATCCTGGTCGTGTCCAACCCGGTGGACGTGCTGACCTACCGCGCCTGGCAGAAGACCGGCTGGAGTCGCGACCGGATCTTCGGGCAGGCCGGGGTGCTGGATACCTCGCGCATGGAGGCCTTCATCGCCCTGGAGACGGGGCTGTCCACCCACGACATCCAGGCCCTGGTCCTGGGTGGTCATGGCGATGCGATGGTGCCGCTGTTGCGCTATTCCAGTGTCAACGGCGTGCCGCTGCACCACTTCATGGACCAGGCGACGCTCGACAACATCGTCGAGCGTACCCGCCACGGGGGTGCCGAGATCCTTGCCCTGAAACAGACCTCCAGCGCCTATGGCGCGCCCGCCGCGGCCATCGCCGAGATGGTCGAGGCGATCGCCGTGGATCGCCGGCGCGTGCTGCCGACCGTGGCCCTGCTGGAGGGTGAGTACGGGGAACGCGATGTGGCCATGGGCGTGCCCTGCATCCTTGGCCAGGGCGGCATGGAACGGGTGATCGAGCTGGAACTGGACGCGGATGAACGCGCGGCCTTCGACCAGTCCATCGCCGGGGTGCGCAAGGACCTTGAGCGCCTGCACTGA
- a CDS encoding malic enzyme-like NAD(P)-binding protein: protein MSNDFTQRALDYHEQQPAGKLAIHITKPTATQDDLSLAYSPGVAAPVRAIASDPELAYRYTGKGNLVAVITDGTAVLGLGNVGALAAKPVMEGKGVLFKAFANIDVYDIEVDAPQPEDFINTVARIAGGFGGINLEDIAAPHCFEIERRLSERLDIPVFHDDQHGTAVITAAGLVNALEIQGKKLSDAKIVCVGAGAAGIASMQLLLRLGASKKNLFMVDRKGVIHSQRNDLNEYKQIFAVDTEARTLEDACEGADVFIGLSGPDLLTPEMLKSMAPKPVIFALSNPDPEIRPELALETRDDLIMATGRSDYPNQVNNVLGFPFIFRGALDVRARRINDEMLVAAVHALAELAREPIPQAVLDAYGLEALEFGPHYILPTPFDPRLIDTVPQAVAQAARDSGVARR from the coding sequence ATGTCCAACGATTTCACCCAGCGCGCGCTGGACTACCACGAACAGCAGCCGGCCGGGAAACTGGCCATCCACATCACCAAGCCCACGGCGACCCAGGATGATCTCTCCCTGGCGTATTCGCCGGGCGTGGCCGCGCCGGTGCGCGCGATTGCCTCCGATCCGGAGCTGGCCTACCGCTATACCGGCAAGGGCAACCTGGTCGCGGTGATCACCGATGGCACGGCCGTGCTGGGACTGGGCAATGTCGGTGCGCTGGCAGCCAAGCCGGTGATGGAGGGCAAGGGCGTCCTGTTCAAGGCCTTCGCCAACATCGACGTCTACGACATCGAGGTGGATGCGCCGCAGCCGGAGGACTTCATCAACACCGTGGCCCGCATTGCCGGCGGCTTCGGCGGGATCAACCTCGAGGACATCGCCGCGCCGCACTGCTTCGAGATCGAGCGCCGCCTGTCCGAGCGTCTGGATATCCCCGTCTTCCACGATGACCAGCATGGCACGGCGGTCATCACCGCGGCCGGTCTGGTCAATGCCCTGGAGATCCAGGGCAAGAAGCTCAGTGACGCGAAGATCGTCTGCGTTGGCGCCGGCGCGGCCGGCATCGCCTCCATGCAACTGCTGCTGCGCCTGGGGGCGAGCAAGAAGAACCTGTTCATGGTGGACCGCAAGGGCGTGATCCACAGCCAGCGCAACGACCTGAACGAGTACAAGCAGATCTTCGCGGTCGATACCGAGGCGCGCACGCTGGAGGACGCCTGCGAGGGGGCGGATGTCTTCATCGGGCTGTCGGGCCCCGATCTGCTGACGCCCGAGATGCTGAAGTCCATGGCACCAAAGCCGGTGATCTTCGCGCTGTCCAACCCGGATCCGGAGATCCGGCCGGAACTGGCGCTCGAGACGCGCGACGACCTGATCATGGCGACAGGCCGTTCGGACTACCCCAACCAGGTCAACAACGTGCTGGGCTTCCCGTTCATCTTCCGCGGTGCGCTGGATGTGCGCGCGCGCCGGATCAATGACGAGATGCTGGTCGCGGCCGTGCATGCGCTGGCCGAACTGGCTCGCGAGCCGATCCCGCAGGCCGTGCTGGACGCCTATGGCCTGGAGGCGCTCGAGTTTGGTCCGCACTACATTCTGCCGACCCCGTTCGATCCGCGCCTGATCGATACTGTGCCGCAGGCGGTCGCACAGGCCGCGCGCGACAGCGGGGTTGCCCGCCGCTAA
- a CDS encoding M48 family metallopeptidase codes for MNALSRLFPRRWAALALTLLIGAGLAVALPGCTTNPVTGRSQLMLVSENQAIDASRTAYVEMLAPAREEGRVDADPQMTARVQQITERVVAQAVKYRPETADWDWEIRVIEAPDTVNAFAMAGGKMAIYSGIIEQLELTDDELAQIIGHEIAHALSAHTAEKMSVALASNLAVAGYAMTGDRSPVALTGAALGAALAVQLPHSRRMEAEADRIGIELAARAGYDPDAAASLWRKMAEQANGSHPVFLSTHPAPESRQRDLTRMADEFRPLYEQARRSSVPTHPVN; via the coding sequence ATGAACGCCCTGTCCCGCCTGTTTCCCCGACGCTGGGCGGCGCTGGCCCTGACGCTGCTGATCGGCGCGGGCCTGGCCGTCGCGCTGCCGGGCTGTACCACCAATCCGGTCACCGGGCGCTCGCAGCTGATGCTCGTCTCCGAGAATCAGGCAATCGATGCCTCGCGCACGGCCTATGTGGAGATGCTCGCTCCGGCGCGCGAGGAGGGGCGGGTGGACGCCGACCCCCAGATGACCGCGCGCGTACAGCAGATTACCGAGCGCGTGGTGGCACAGGCGGTCAAGTATCGCCCCGAGACCGCCGACTGGGATTGGGAGATTCGCGTGATCGAGGCACCGGACACGGTCAACGCCTTCGCCATGGCCGGTGGCAAGATGGCGATCTACTCCGGCATCATCGAGCAACTGGAACTGACCGACGACGAGCTGGCGCAGATCATCGGCCACGAGATCGCCCATGCGCTGTCCGCGCACACGGCCGAGAAGATGTCGGTGGCCCTGGCCAGCAATCTCGCGGTAGCGGGCTATGCGATGACCGGCGACCGCTCGCCCGTCGCACTGACCGGCGCCGCCCTGGGGGCCGCGCTCGCGGTGCAGCTGCCGCACAGCCGCCGGATGGAGGCGGAGGCCGACCGCATTGGGATCGAACTGGCCGCGCGGGCCGGTTATGATCCGGATGCGGCCGCGAGCCTGTGGCGCAAGATGGCGGAACAGGCCAACGGAAGTCATCCGGTGTTCCTGAGCACGCACCCGGCGCCCGAGTCGCGCCAGCGCGACCTGACCCGCATGGCCGACGAGTTCCGGCCGCTGTACGAACAGGCCCGGCGCTCCTCGGTGCCGACCCACCCGGTCAACTGA
- a CDS encoding thermonuclease family protein, with protein MVALSAWLIAPVAAAQCALEDHDPRDLQRVTVERVWTPDALDLEDGRHIRLLGLAPAAPLPSVAPQLLPVGFGLDLRESLEERLRGVDQRLVLLPGRPARDAYGRLRMHAWIDDGPLLAASLIGDGLAMPRPGPEPDPLDECYYGAEAAARAESRGLWMERLEAFPVGWLEPPRERSQGRLRVQGEVIDVRVHDPHWVLVLDGPLDLLISGDDRDFFEDLEPRSLLGNTVVARGAVYPWRERGRMRIRHPFDLEVLDP; from the coding sequence TTGGTCGCGCTGTCGGCGTGGCTGATCGCCCCGGTGGCCGCGGCGCAGTGCGCGCTGGAGGACCACGATCCGCGTGATCTGCAGCGCGTGACGGTCGAGCGTGTCTGGACGCCGGATGCCCTGGACCTGGAAGACGGGCGGCACATCCGTCTGCTGGGTCTGGCACCGGCGGCCCCACTTCCATCGGTCGCGCCACAGCTGCTGCCAGTGGGCTTCGGGCTGGACTTGCGCGAGTCCCTGGAGGAACGCCTGCGCGGCGTCGATCAGCGCCTGGTGCTGTTGCCGGGACGTCCGGCCCGCGACGCCTATGGCCGCCTGCGCATGCATGCCTGGATCGACGATGGGCCGCTGCTGGCGGCCAGCCTGATTGGGGATGGCCTGGCGATGCCGCGCCCTGGGCCGGAACCGGATCCCCTGGATGAGTGCTACTACGGGGCCGAGGCCGCGGCACGGGCAGAGTCGCGAGGGCTCTGGATGGAGCGGCTCGAGGCCTTCCCGGTCGGCTGGCTGGAGCCGCCGCGCGAGCGCTCGCAGGGGCGGCTGCGGGTCCAGGGCGAGGTGATCGACGTGCGCGTGCACGACCCGCACTGGGTCCTGGTCCTGGACGGTCCACTGGATCTGCTGATCTCCGGGGATGACCGCGATTTTTTCGAGGATCTGGAACCACGCTCACTGCTGGGTAACACCGTTGTTGCGCGCGGCGCGGTGTATCCTTGGAGGGAGCGAGGGCGGATGCGCATCCGCCACCCCTTTGATCTCGAGGTACTTGATCCATGA
- the rpmE gene encoding 50S ribosomal protein L31 — protein MKADIHPNYHNVKVICSCGAQFETRSTLSKDEMHLDVCSQCHPFYTGKQKIVDTAGQVDKFNRRFAF, from the coding sequence ATGAAAGCCGACATTCATCCGAACTACCACAACGTCAAGGTCATCTGCAGCTGCGGCGCGCAGTTCGAGACCCGCTCCACTCTCTCGAAGGACGAGATGCATTTGGACGTGTGCTCGCAGTGCCATCCGTTCTACACCGGCAAGCAGAAGATCGTTGACACCGCCGGTCAGGTCGACAAGTTCAACCGCCGCTTCGCATTCTAA
- the rimO gene encoding 30S ribosomal protein S12 methylthiotransferase RimO: MNKSNTPSLDNAQRVGFVSLGCPKALVDSEQILTRLRAEGYEIAADYDGADLVVVNTCGFIDDAVAESLDAIGEAMDANGRVIVTGCLGKDAERIHETHPGVLAVTGPHAYEEVVGVVHEHLPPPATPFESLVPPQGIRLTPRHYAYLKISEGCNHRCSFCIIPSLRGDLVSRPIGEVLAEAERLAAAGVREILVISQDTSAYGVDVKYRTGFHGGRPIRSDIAHLAEALGQLGIWVRLHYVYPYPHVDRLIPLMGSGEDGGILPYLDMPLQHGHPRVLKAMRRPAAAERVLERIASWREQVPDLTLRSTFIVGFPGETEAEFETLLEFLHEAQLDRVGAFAYSPVEGAAANDLPDPVPEAVREERLARFMDVQARISAERLRRRIGSQPVVLVDEVHTDGTVIARSAAEAPEIDGVIRVAGVDPESVDAGDFIEVAITDTDEHDLIAELPDD, encoded by the coding sequence GTGAATAAAAGCAACACCCCGTCTCTCGACAACGCGCAGCGCGTGGGCTTTGTCAGCCTCGGCTGCCCGAAGGCACTGGTCGACTCCGAACAGATCCTGACGCGCCTGCGTGCCGAAGGCTACGAGATCGCCGCGGACTACGACGGCGCGGACCTGGTGGTCGTCAATACCTGCGGCTTTATCGACGATGCGGTGGCCGAATCCCTGGACGCGATCGGCGAGGCCATGGATGCCAATGGCCGGGTGATCGTCACGGGCTGTCTGGGCAAGGATGCCGAGCGCATTCACGAGACCCACCCGGGCGTGCTCGCGGTCACCGGCCCGCATGCCTACGAGGAAGTGGTGGGCGTGGTGCACGAACACCTGCCGCCGCCGGCGACCCCGTTCGAGTCGCTGGTGCCGCCGCAAGGGATCCGCCTGACCCCGCGCCACTATGCCTACCTGAAGATCTCCGAGGGCTGCAACCACCGCTGCAGCTTCTGCATCATCCCCAGCCTGCGCGGCGACCTGGTCAGCCGCCCGATCGGCGAGGTGCTGGCCGAGGCGGAGCGCCTGGCCGCGGCCGGCGTGCGCGAGATCCTGGTGATCTCGCAGGACACCTCGGCCTATGGGGTGGACGTGAAGTACCGCACTGGCTTCCATGGCGGGCGCCCGATCCGTTCCGACATCGCCCACCTGGCCGAGGCACTGGGCCAGCTCGGCATCTGGGTGCGTCTGCACTATGTCTACCCCTACCCGCACGTGGATCGGCTGATCCCGCTGATGGGCTCGGGCGAGGACGGTGGGATCCTGCCGTATCTGGACATGCCGCTGCAGCACGGCCACCCCCGGGTACTCAAGGCGATGCGCCGCCCGGCCGCCGCCGAGCGCGTACTGGAACGCATCGCGAGCTGGCGCGAGCAGGTCCCCGACCTGACCCTGCGCTCGACCTTTATCGTGGGCTTTCCGGGCGAAACCGAGGCCGAGTTCGAGACCCTGCTGGAGTTCCTGCACGAGGCGCAGCTGGACCGCGTCGGGGCCTTTGCCTACTCGCCCGTGGAGGGCGCGGCAGCCAATGACCTGCCGGACCCGGTGCCGGAGGCCGTGCGCGAGGAGCGACTGGCGCGCTTCATGGACGTGCAGGCCCGGATCAGCGCCGAGCGGTTGCGCCGCCGGATCGGCAGCCAGCCGGTAGTGCTGGTCGACGAGGTGCACACGGACGGGACCGTGATTGCCCGCTCTGCCGCGGAGGCCCCGGAGATCGACGGCGTGATCCGCGTGGCCGGGGTCGACCCGGAATCGGTGGATGCCGGGGACTTCATCGAGGTCGCGATCACCGACACCGACGAGCACGACCTGATCGCCGAACTGCCAGACGACTGA